A single region of the Pontimicrobium sp. SW4 genome encodes:
- a CDS encoding glycoside hydrolase family 2 TIM barrel-domain containing protein, which translates to MVSFSRNIIRFILIASYVIIIALIISGISVLFGYLNTGADRSTMLNTEVKRIEQYLPKIEWSSLTNEGRPMDSENLKNIENDYLNAWYIQHIAFNTNSTKGINDYYTDNARINLFNLIELNKTEGVYIESTTLEHHPNLEFFSEDGQLAVITDKDVIEYKRVFKNNTLVLETTEVSTYKIILLLEDDFWRIRHKIKIETKDLKNTNNNIITSNNLNIKGINYYPQTTPWDMFGNAFSKDTIIKDFKIIKNSGLNTVRIFVQYEDFGKAKINQDKIDKLIQVLDAAEANNLGVIVTLFDFYGDYSVINYTLNMRHAETIISSLKNHDALIAWDVKNEPNLDFKSRGQKKVIAWLDNIITLIKATDKAHPVTIGWSNPESAIILSDKVDFVSFHYYEDLDDLDASIETLQLDIPNKSIVMGEFGLSSYNGLWNPFGSSEEDQANYHKRAQKIIAEHNLQYVSWTLYDFVNIPKEVVGKLPWKKNVQKQFGFINKKGEKKSAFKYITTQQ; encoded by the coding sequence ATGGTAAGTTTCAGTAGAAATATAATTCGCTTTATTTTAATAGCTTCATATGTTATAATAATTGCTCTTATTATATCTGGCATTAGTGTTCTATTTGGCTATTTAAATACAGGAGCCGATAGAAGTACAATGCTTAATACTGAAGTAAAAAGAATTGAACAATATTTGCCAAAAATTGAATGGTCTTCTTTGACTAATGAAGGCAGGCCAATGGATAGTGAAAACTTAAAAAACATTGAAAACGACTACCTAAATGCCTGGTATATACAACACATTGCTTTTAATACTAATTCCACTAAAGGCATTAACGATTATTATACTGATAATGCACGCATAAATCTCTTTAACTTAATAGAATTAAATAAAACTGAAGGTGTCTATATTGAATCTACTACACTCGAACATCATCCGAATTTAGAGTTTTTTAGTGAGGATGGCCAACTAGCTGTGATTACAGATAAAGATGTTATTGAATATAAACGAGTTTTTAAAAATAATACCCTTGTTTTAGAAACAACTGAAGTATCAACCTATAAAATTATACTACTTCTAGAAGATGACTTTTGGAGAATTAGACATAAAATAAAAATTGAGACTAAGGATTTAAAAAATACCAACAACAATATTATCACTTCTAACAATCTTAATATAAAAGGAATAAACTATTACCCACAAACAACACCCTGGGATATGTTTGGAAATGCGTTTTCTAAAGACACAATTATAAAAGACTTCAAAATTATTAAGAACTCTGGATTAAATACAGTAAGAATATTTGTGCAATATGAAGACTTTGGTAAAGCAAAAATCAACCAGGATAAAATTGATAAGTTAATACAAGTTTTAGATGCTGCTGAGGCTAACAATCTTGGCGTAATAGTTACTCTTTTCGATTTTTATGGTGACTATTCAGTTATAAACTACACCCTTAATATGCGTCATGCAGAAACTATAATTTCAAGTTTAAAAAATCATGATGCACTCATCGCTTGGGATGTTAAAAACGAACCAAATTTAGATTTTAAGTCTCGTGGCCAAAAAAAAGTTATTGCTTGGCTTGATAATATCATTACTCTAATAAAAGCAACAGACAAAGCACATCCAGTAACTATAGGCTGGTCTAATCCAGAAAGTGCAATTATTTTAAGTGACAAAGTCGACTTTGTCTCTTTCCATTATTATGAAGATCTAGACGATTTAGATGCTTCAATAGAAACGCTACAACTAGATATCCCAAATAAATCAATTGTTATGGGTGAATTTGGATTATCATCCTATAATGGTCTTTGGAATCCATTTGGGAGCTCAGAAGAAGATCAAGCAAATTATCATAAACGTGCTCAAAAAATTATTGCTGAACATAATTTACAATATGTATCTTGGACACTCTATGACTTTGTAAATATTCCCAAGGAAGTTGTAGGCAAACTTCCTTGGAAAAAAAATGTTCAAAAGCAATTTGGGTTCATTAACAAAAAGGGAGAGAAAAAAAGTGCGTTTAAATATATTACTACGCAGCAGTAG
- a CDS encoding glycosyltransferase family A protein codes for MKIGIIIIFHNHEKEIDRSFIIKHIKRVNNIEFCLVNNDSKDNTYNILKEIKEACENVSVVNIKTYKPNIPAVKAGARYMFSQYRLDYLGYVNANLLNCQEALNNVILGIEKNKEAIANFNSKGTQQDEIKKILYKKFFSVVDYLIILKLKEAA; via the coding sequence ATGAAAATAGGAATTATAATCATATTCCATAATCATGAGAAAGAGATTGATAGGTCATTCATAATTAAGCATATAAAGAGAGTAAATAATATAGAATTTTGTTTAGTAAACAATGATAGTAAAGATAATACGTATAACATCTTGAAAGAGATAAAAGAAGCTTGTGAAAATGTTTCGGTTGTAAATATCAAAACTTATAAACCTAACATTCCGGCAGTAAAAGCTGGAGCAAGGTATATGTTTAGTCAATATAGATTAGATTATTTGGGGTATGTAAATGCAAATTTACTGAACTGCCAAGAAGCACTCAATAATGTTATCTTAGGTATTGAAAAAAATAAAGAAGCAATAGCAAACTTTAATTCTAAGGGTACTCAACAAGACGAAATAAAAAAGATATTATATAAAAAGTTTTTTTCTGTGGTGGATTATTTAATAATACTTAAATTAAAGGAAGCAGCTTAA
- a CDS encoding response regulator, which produces MKILAIDDQQLVLLPLKKRLTELGYIVKIETNSVKGIDLYNSFNPDLVIVDINMPNISGLELINFIRVTKKSQVPIMVLSGNTKDVIITKSYELGINDYMKKPLSLNEVCTRVKQLIGVPITTSIMSFNNSVIIQERCVGVVIPCYNEEKRLLSEEFTGFISKNSGYHLCFVNDGSKDDTLKVLHDLQKGKENFITVYNCEKNGGKAEAVRLGMLHMAQKNDLDYIGFLDADLSTDLADFDDLVTTIAQSEFKIVSGSRISRMGANITKESARKAISLTINYIIRKILSMNFRDTQCGAKVFRKDVIDIAFSKKFITKWIFDVEIFKRMAHHFGLEQAKELLYEQPLKRWIHADGSKLSIKDSLKIIFQLAQIAWAYRKKIKNKSPLQTTKIDLVELNNA; this is translated from the coding sequence ATGAAAATTTTAGCTATAGATGACCAACAGTTAGTTTTATTACCATTAAAAAAGAGATTAACTGAACTAGGTTATATTGTGAAGATTGAAACAAACTCAGTAAAAGGAATAGATTTATATAATTCTTTTAACCCAGATCTAGTAATTGTAGACATTAATATGCCTAATATTTCAGGTTTAGAACTGATTAACTTCATTCGAGTAACTAAAAAATCTCAAGTACCAATAATGGTTCTATCTGGGAATACTAAAGATGTTATAATAACAAAGAGTTACGAATTAGGAATTAATGATTATATGAAAAAACCATTAAGCCTCAATGAAGTTTGTACTCGAGTAAAACAATTAATAGGTGTTCCAATTACAACAAGCATAATGTCGTTTAACAACTCTGTTATAATACAAGAGAGATGTGTTGGAGTTGTAATACCATGTTATAATGAAGAAAAGAGATTGTTAAGTGAAGAATTTACTGGTTTTATAAGTAAAAACTCTGGTTATCATTTATGCTTTGTAAATGACGGAAGCAAAGACGATACATTAAAAGTATTGCATGATTTACAAAAAGGAAAAGAAAACTTCATTACGGTTTATAATTGCGAAAAGAATGGAGGAAAAGCAGAAGCTGTACGTCTAGGAATGTTACATATGGCTCAAAAGAATGATCTTGATTATATAGGTTTTTTAGATGCAGATTTATCTACAGATTTAGCAGATTTTGATGATTTAGTAACAACTATTGCTCAATCAGAATTTAAAATTGTAAGTGGTTCTCGAATTTCTAGAATGGGAGCTAATATTACTAAAGAATCTGCAAGAAAGGCTATAAGTCTAACGATTAATTATATCATTAGAAAAATTTTATCAATGAATTTTAGGGATACCCAATGTGGAGCTAAAGTTTTTAGAAAAGATGTAATTGATATTGCTTTTAGCAAAAAATTTATAACAAAATGGATATTTGATGTGGAAATATTTAAACGAATGGCACATCATTTTGGATTAGAACAAGCAAAAGAATTGCTTTATGAACAACCATTAAAACGTTGGATTCATGCAGACGGTTCTAAATTATCAATAAAAGATTCGTTAAAGATAATTTTTCAATTAGCTCAAATTGCTTGGGCTTATAGAAAGAAAATTAAAAATAAAAGCCCGCTGCAGACAACCAAAATAGACTTAGTAGAATTAAATAACGCTTAA
- a CDS encoding glycosyltransferase, with translation MKLAIITAYPPSKVTLNEYAYHLVKHFRKKQNITEIVLLTDKTEGEKDVAFSQEGCKVTIKECWEFNSYSNIINVIKAINISNPDAVLFNLQFMKFGDKKIPAALGLMLPLICRLKRIPNIVLLHNILEEVDLGSAGFTANRFLQKIYGYIGTALTKLILQADIVAVTMQKYVDILEKKYNAKNVTLIPHGTFEVTMKQPDYNLPKGPLQIMTFGKFGTYKKVEPMIEAVERVRQSSGLNLEIVIAGTDNPNVPGYLAKVQEDYKHVPQIRFTGYVEEHEVPTLFKESAVVVFPYTSTTGSSGVLHQAGSYGKAVVMPDLGDLALLVKDEGYKGEFFEPTSVDSLALAIEALVTNEAHRLSIAKTNYKAATAYPMERITNMYLNNFSKIIGKEAIQIPVAQKPIQAPIVQQSTAA, from the coding sequence ATGAAACTAGCAATTATCACAGCATATCCACCAAGTAAGGTAACTTTAAATGAATATGCATATCACCTAGTAAAACACTTTAGAAAAAAGCAAAATATTACTGAAATAGTATTATTAACCGACAAGACCGAAGGAGAAAAAGATGTAGCTTTTTCTCAAGAAGGGTGTAAAGTTACAATTAAAGAATGTTGGGAATTTAATAGTTATTCTAACATTATTAATGTTATTAAAGCAATTAATATTTCAAACCCAGATGCTGTACTATTTAATTTACAGTTCATGAAATTTGGAGACAAGAAAATTCCTGCAGCTTTAGGTTTAATGTTGCCCTTAATATGTAGATTAAAGCGTATACCAAATATTGTTTTATTACATAATATATTAGAAGAAGTGGATCTTGGATCTGCTGGTTTTACTGCAAATAGGTTTTTACAAAAGATATATGGGTATATAGGAACAGCTCTAACAAAGTTGATATTACAGGCAGATATTGTTGCTGTAACTATGCAAAAATATGTCGATATTTTGGAGAAAAAATATAATGCCAAAAATGTAACCTTAATTCCTCATGGGACTTTTGAAGTAACAATGAAACAGCCAGATTATAATTTACCAAAGGGGCCTTTGCAAATTATGACTTTTGGTAAGTTTGGAACTTACAAAAAGGTAGAGCCAATGATAGAAGCTGTTGAAAGAGTTAGACAATCATCTGGACTAAATCTTGAAATAGTTATAGCAGGAACAGACAACCCAAATGTACCAGGATATTTAGCTAAAGTACAAGAAGACTATAAGCATGTACCACAAATAAGGTTTACTGGTTATGTTGAAGAGCATGAAGTACCAACACTATTTAAAGAAAGCGCAGTAGTGGTATTTCCTTATACTTCTACTACAGGAAGCTCAGGCGTATTACATCAAGCTGGAAGCTATGGAAAAGCAGTTGTTATGCCAGATTTAGGAGACCTTGCTTTGCTTGTTAAAGATGAAGGATATAAAGGAGAGTTTTTTGAGCCAACTTCTGTAGACAGTTTAGCATTAGCAATAGAAGCATTAGTGACAAACGAAGCACATAGATTAAGCATTGCTAAAACAAATTATAAAGCAGCAACTGCCTACCCTATGGAGAGAATTACAAATATGTATTTAAATAATTTTAGTAAAATTATTGGGAAGGAAGCTATTCAAATACCAGTTGCTCAAAAACCTATTCAAGCACCAATTGTTCAGCAATCTACTGCTGCGTAG
- a CDS encoding PhnA domain-containing protein: protein MSVLQILIERSNNTCELCTSKHELKQYTIPPSLNENVANDLLVCKVCSDQIEEKVDINPNHWRCLNDSMWSEHIAVQIMAWRMLQRLRNEGWPKDLLDMMYLNDDALALARATGEDKDASEKIIHRDVNGVILETGDNVVLIKDLKVKGSSLVAKQGTAVRNIRLDRDNAEYIEGKVGPTQIVIITQYVKKI, encoded by the coding sequence ATGAGCGTATTACAAATACTAATAGAAAGAAGTAATAATACATGTGAACTATGTACTTCTAAGCATGAATTGAAACAGTATACTATTCCACCTTCTTTAAATGAAAATGTTGCTAATGATTTATTGGTTTGTAAAGTATGTTCAGATCAAATAGAAGAAAAAGTAGATATAAATCCAAACCATTGGAGGTGCTTAAATGACAGTATGTGGAGCGAGCATATTGCTGTACAAATAATGGCTTGGAGAATGTTACAAAGATTGCGTAATGAAGGTTGGCCAAAAGATTTATTAGATATGATGTATCTTAATGATGATGCTTTAGCTTTAGCTAGAGCAACAGGTGAAGACAAAGACGCATCGGAGAAAATAATTCATAGAGATGTTAATGGTGTGATTTTAGAAACAGGAGACAATGTTGTATTAATTAAAGATTTAAAAGTTAAAGGGTCTAGCTTAGTTGCTAAACAAGGAACTGCTGTTAGAAACATACGTTTGGATCGTGATAATGCTGAGTATATAGAAGGAAAAGTAGGGCCAACCCAAATTGTAATAATTACGCAATACGTTAAAAAAATATAA
- a CDS encoding oligosaccharide flippase family protein translates to MTTQSKTLRVKVSQEQLFMLSVLVVNGGNYFYNLILGRILGPEKFADAAVLITLLLILSFLAMTFQLVTAKFSAVFDEETFQRFISKTYKKAILTGIGFGVLTIVFANQLQQILNTSSSNMFVVFGIGVPLYFLMSINRGVFQGKKEFKLLSITYQAEMLSRLVITLILLFLLNIQSSIVVALGILFSFGFGLLPFKFTYLQFKTTGIIEVAQSKVIRNFFIITAFYELTQIIINNSDIILVKHYFESYDAGLYASLALIGRIVYFIAWMFVMLLLPTVIQLQKEGKETAPILFKYVTYIATIASSIVVVCALFPEATIKLLFGKNYLAMAPLLWKYSFATGLFAISNIFAYYYLSLEKYIPVIISGVFGILQVGLVILFHESLEQVVHIQIAAMVLLLIIQVGFFVLDTRKSKKHFYENS, encoded by the coding sequence ATGACTACTCAATCTAAAACTTTAAGAGTTAAGGTTTCTCAAGAACAACTATTTATGCTAAGTGTTTTAGTAGTAAATGGAGGAAACTATTTTTACAACCTTATTCTTGGTCGTATTTTAGGACCAGAAAAGTTTGCAGATGCGGCTGTATTAATAACTCTTTTGTTAATACTATCTTTTTTAGCAATGACTTTTCAATTGGTTACAGCAAAATTTTCAGCAGTATTCGACGAAGAAACATTTCAAAGATTCATTTCAAAGACTTATAAGAAGGCAATACTTACCGGAATTGGATTTGGGGTATTAACAATTGTATTTGCAAATCAGTTACAACAAATACTTAATACATCATCGTCAAACATGTTTGTTGTATTTGGTATAGGTGTGCCGCTTTATTTTTTAATGAGTATAAATAGAGGTGTTTTTCAAGGGAAAAAAGAATTTAAATTATTATCAATAACATATCAAGCCGAAATGTTGAGTAGATTGGTAATTACTCTCATCCTTCTTTTTCTTCTTAATATCCAATCTTCAATAGTAGTTGCATTAGGGATTCTATTCTCTTTTGGTTTTGGATTACTACCGTTTAAGTTTACCTATTTACAATTTAAAACAACTGGAATTATTGAAGTTGCTCAATCTAAAGTTATTCGTAACTTCTTTATTATTACAGCATTTTATGAGCTTACTCAAATCATTATAAATAATAGCGATATTATTTTGGTAAAGCATTACTTTGAATCTTATGATGCTGGATTATATGCATCATTGGCATTAATTGGACGAATTGTGTACTTTATTGCTTGGATGTTTGTAATGTTATTGTTACCTACAGTAATTCAACTTCAGAAGGAAGGTAAAGAAACAGCTCCAATTTTATTTAAGTATGTTACATATATTGCAACAATAGCTTCAAGTATTGTTGTTGTATGTGCTTTGTTTCCAGAAGCAACAATCAAATTATTATTTGGTAAGAACTATTTAGCAATGGCTCCTCTACTATGGAAGTATTCTTTTGCAACTGGGCTATTTGCTATCTCAAACATTTTTGCATATTACTACCTGTCTTTAGAGAAATATATTCCGGTTATTATCTCTGGAGTGTTTGGAATACTTCAGGTAGGGCTTGTTATTTTATTTCATGAAAGCTTAGAACAAGTGGTTCATATACAAATAGCGGCAATGGTTTTATTGTTAATTATTCAAGTTGGATTCTTTGTTTTAGACACAAGAAAAAGTAAAAAACATTTTTATGAGAATAGCTAA